In the Leptotrichia sp. oral taxon 212 genome, one interval contains:
- the abc-f gene encoding ribosomal protection-like ABC-F family protein: MSLINISNLSFSYDNNYEMIFENVSFQIDTDWKLGFIGRNGKGKTTFLNILMGKYNYRGTVSSNVTFEYFPYEVKNEKLSTMEILREICPDCEEWKFLKEFSLLEIEEDIINHQFCLLSSGEKTKVLLAALFLKENNFLLIDEPTNHLDINARKIVSRYLKGKKSFILVSHDRNLLDSCIDHILSINKTNIEIQKGNFSTWEKNKRQQDELEIYQNRKLKKEIKRLVKSSKRVAVWSDKVEKTKNLGMGDKGYIGHMAAKMMKRAKSIEKRSDRLIEEKSQLLHNIDIDEKLKLSPLIFHSKRLIEFKNVSLFYNNRLICRDINFKINQGEIISLTGKNGSGKSTILKLIIGKNVKYTGNIYCAKNLKISYVSQDTSDLKGNLFEYIEEKQIDKTLFLSILSKMGFNSLQFEKDISDYSEGQKKKILITASLCEKAHLYIWDEPLNFIDIMSRIQIEELILNYRPTLLFVEHDELFNKKVADRFINL, encoded by the coding sequence ATGTCATTAATTAATATATCAAATTTATCTTTTTCCTATGATAATAATTATGAAATGATTTTTGAAAATGTCAGCTTTCAAATAGATACGGATTGGAAATTAGGATTTATAGGAAGAAACGGAAAAGGAAAAACAACTTTTCTGAATATTTTAATGGGGAAATATAATTATAGAGGGACTGTTTCATCAAATGTTACATTTGAATATTTTCCTTATGAAGTAAAAAATGAAAAACTTAGCACTATGGAAATTTTAAGGGAAATTTGCCCTGATTGTGAAGAATGGAAATTTTTGAAAGAATTTTCACTTTTAGAAATAGAGGAAGACATAATTAATCATCAGTTTTGTCTTTTATCAAGCGGAGAAAAGACAAAAGTACTATTGGCAGCTTTATTTTTAAAAGAGAATAATTTTTTACTAATAGATGAACCTACAAATCATCTTGATATAAATGCAAGAAAAATTGTGAGCAGATACTTGAAGGGAAAGAAAAGCTTTATTCTCGTTTCACATGACAGAAATCTTTTAGACAGCTGTATTGATCATATACTTTCAATTAATAAAACAAATATTGAAATTCAAAAAGGGAATTTTTCAACATGGGAAAAAAATAAACGGCAACAGGATGAACTGGAAATATATCAGAATAGGAAACTGAAAAAGGAGATAAAACGTCTTGTAAAATCCTCAAAAAGAGTTGCTGTCTGGTCCGATAAGGTAGAAAAAACAAAAAATCTCGGAATGGGAGATAAAGGATATATCGGACATATGGCTGCCAAAATGATGAAAAGAGCAAAATCAATAGAAAAAAGAAGTGATAGATTAATAGAAGAAAAATCCCAATTACTTCACAATATTGACATAGATGAAAAATTGAAGTTAAGTCCCTTAATATTTCACAGCAAAAGATTAATTGAATTTAAAAACGTCTCATTATTTTACAATAACAGATTAATCTGTAGAGATATAAATTTTAAAATTAATCAGGGAGAAATTATTTCTCTGACAGGAAAAAACGGATCCGGAAAATCAACAATTTTGAAATTGATAATAGGAAAAAATGTTAAATACACAGGAAATATTTATTGTGCAAAAAATTTAAAAATTTCTTATGTTTCTCAGGATACTTCCGATTTAAAAGGGAATTTGTTTGAATACATTGAAGAAAAACAGATAGATAAAACATTATTTCTATCAATACTGAGTAAAATGGGTTTTAACAGCTTACAGTTTGAAAAGGATATCTCAGATTACAGTGAAGGTCAGAAAAAGAAAATTTTAATAACAGCAAGTCTCTGTGAAAAGGCACATTTATATATTTGGGATGAACCTTTGAACTTTATAGATATTATGAGTAGAATACAAATAGAAGAATTGATATTAAATTACAGACCGACATTATTGTTTGTTGAACATGATGAATTATTTAATAAGAAAGTTGCAGATAGATTCATAAATTTATAA